TGTGGACGAAGAGCCAGATCAGCCAGCCGATCAGTCCGGAGGCGTGGAAGCGGCCCCTCTTCACGACGGCCCTGCCGCGCGAGATGTACGCCGCGCTGCCGAGGTCCAGGTAGCGGAAGGGCCGTGGTGTGCGGGTGCGGCCTTCGACGGCGTGCCGGATCCGCCGCCCCGCGTAGGCACCGCTCTGCATCGCGACCTCGGCGAGACCGGGCAGCCGGTCCAGGACCATCAGGTCGCCCACCACGCGGATCTCCGGGTGGCCGGCGATGGTCAGGTCGGGCTCGACGTGGATGCGGCCCGCGCGGTCCTGCTCGGCGCCCGTGGCCCGGGCCAGTGCCGTGGCCAGCGGGGGTGCCTCGACTCCCGCGGTCCACAGCACCGTGCGCGCTTCGACCCGCTCGGTGCCGCCGTCCTCGCGTCGGACCGTCAGGCCCCGGTCGTCGACGCGGGTGACGACCGAACGCAGGTGGACCTCGATGCCGAGGTCGTCCAGGGTCCGTGCGGCACGGTCGGACAACGCGGGTCCGAAGGAGGCGAGCACGGCGTCCGAGCCGTCGAAGAGCAGCACCCGTGCCAGGCCCGGGTCGACGGCGGCGAACTCGCGCCGCAGCGTGCGGCCGGCGATCTCGCGGATCTGGCCGGCGAGCTCGACCCCGGTGGGGCCGGCGCCCACGAGGGCGAACGTCAGCCACTGCGCGCGCTCGGCCGGGTCCGTGCTCGCCTCTGCCATCTCGAACGCCCGGTAGATCTTGGCCCGTACCGCCAGCGCGTCGTCGAGGGTCTTCATGCCGGGGGCGAAGGGCGCGAACTCGTCGTGGCCGAAATAGGACTGCCGCACGCCGACCCCCACGATGAGGTCGTCGTAGGGCAGCGCGAGGGAGCCGCCGTCCGGGCGGGTCGCGTGGACCACGCGGGCGGTGACGTCCACGTCCTCGGCGGTCGCCATCAGGCAGCGCACCCGGGGGTGGCGGCGCAGGACGGCCCGCAGCGGCTGGGCGATCTGGCCCTCGGAGAGGATGCCCGAGGCGCACTGGTACAGGAGGGGCTGGAAGAGGTGGTGGGCGCAGCGGTCGACGACGGTGACCTCCACCGGGGCGCTGCGCAGGGCCCGTACGGCGAAGAGCCCGGCGAAGCCGCCGCCGAGGATGACCACCCGGCGGTGTCTGACGTGGTCGTCCACGGCGGCCTCAGCCGCCGGTGGCGAAGCCGGGGAAGAGGGTCATCCCGCCGTCGACGTAGAGGGTGGTGCCGACGACGTAGTCCATCAGGTCGGAGACCAGGACGGTGACGGCGTCGGCGATGTCCTCGGGGTCGCCCACGCGGCGGTAGGGGATCAGGCGCAGGAGGTCGGCCTCGGCCTGGGGGGTGTCCCAGGCGCCGCGGTTGATGGGCGTGCGGATCGCGCCGGGTGCGACCGCGTTGACCCGGATCCCCTGCGGGGCGAGTTCCTGGGCCAGCGTCTGCATCAGCATCAGGACGCCCCCCTTGGAGGAGGCGTAGTTCACGTGGCCGGACCAGGGGATGATCTGGTGGACCGAGCTCATGCAGACGATCTTCCCGGCCGAGCGCGAGACCTCGGGCACGACGCCCCTGCGGAGGAACTCCTTGGCCGCCTCCCGGGCGCACAGGAACTGGCCCGTGAGGTTGACGTCCAGCACCTTCTGCCACTGGTCGAGGGTCATCTCGGTGGCGGCGGCGTCGCGCTGCATGCCCGCGTTGGCCACCATGATGTCGATGGTGCCGAACTCCTCGACCATGCGGGCGACCATCGCGACGACGTGGTCCTCCCGGGAGACGTCCGCCTCGTGGGCGTAGGCCCGTACGCCGAAGGACTCGATCTCCTCGACCACCGCCGCGGCCTCCTCCTGCCCGGAGACGTAGTTGACGACGACGTCGGCGCCCGCGCGGCCCAGCCGGATCGCGGTCGCCTTGCCGATGCCGGAGTTGGCCCCGGTCACCAGGGCCTTCTGCCCACTGACGATCTGGGGCCCTCTGTCCCGGTTCCTGTCCTCAGCTGAGGTCACTGCTCTCTCCCGTCGTCGACCGCACACGGCACCGGATGCCACCGTCCGTGACGGCGCCCCCGCGACGGCGTCGGCTCGCCACCGCTCGCCCGTTCGAGGCGGCCCTCCCGCCCGATCGGCGGAAGCGGCACGGGGGCGGACGGCCGGCGGGTGGTGGTCGGGTCGGCGGCGCGGGCCGCGGCAGGGACGTTTCCCGGATGAACGGATTGGGCCGTTGGTGTGAGCCGGTCGGCGAAGTAACCGTTCCCCAGGAAATGGTCAGGAAATGATCTGCATTGGGTAAAGAGCTGCGCGTCGCAGCCGCTGCCCCGACGTCCGACGCCCCGCCTTCACGAGGAGCCTGACCATGAGTTACGGGAACACACTGCGCGAGCAGATCGCCGAGCCGGGTACCACCCCCCTGATCGGCGTGTACGACATGTACTCGGCGTCCGTGGCGGCCGCCCACTACGACGGGATGTTCGTGTCCGGGTTCGGCTTCGCGGCCTCCTACTACGGGCTGCCCGACATCGGGTTCATCGCGTGGCCGGACATGATGGCGTTCGTCCAGCGGCTGCGCGGCGCCTTCCCCCACCACCACCTCCTGGTCGACATCGACGACGGCTACGTCGACCCCGAGGTGGCCTGCCACGTCGTGGAGGGCCTGGAGCGGATCGGCGCCTCCGGCGTCATCCTGGAGGACCAGAAGCGGCCCCGCCGGTGCGGGCACGCGGACGGGAAGCAGGTCCTTCCGCTGGCGGAGTACCTGGAGAAGCTCGACATGGTGCTCGCGACCCGCAAGGACCTGCTCGTCGTCGCGCGCACCGATGCCACCGAGGAGGCCGACATCCTGCGCCGCGCGGAGGCGCTGGCCGCCACCGACGCCGACGTGGTCCTGGTCGACGGGGTCCGCAGCGTGGAGTGGATCCGGCGGATCCGCGAGGTCGTCGGGTCCAAGCCGCTGCTGTTCAACCAGATCGCGGGCGGCAAGTCACCGCGGCTCTCGCTGACCGAACTGGGCGATCTGGGCATCGACGTGGCCATCTACAGCACCCCGTGCCTGTTCGCGGCACACCGGGCGATGGACACCGCGCTGGCGGAGCTCCGCCTGGCCGACGGGCGGCTGCCCGCCGCGGAGGGAGCGGGCGAGATCGGCTTGGGCGAGTCCACCGGGCTCCTGGCCAAGAACATCGCCCGGCACCAGCCCGTCCCCG
Above is a window of Streptomyces subrutilus DNA encoding:
- a CDS encoding SDR family oxidoreductase, producing the protein MVSGQKALVTGANSGIGKATAIRLGRAGADVVVNYVSGQEEAAAVVEEIESFGVRAYAHEADVSREDHVVAMVARMVEEFGTIDIMVANAGMQRDAAATEMTLDQWQKVLDVNLTGQFLCAREAAKEFLRRGVVPEVSRSAGKIVCMSSVHQIIPWSGHVNYASSKGGVLMLMQTLAQELAPQGIRVNAVAPGAIRTPINRGAWDTPQAEADLLRLIPYRRVGDPEDIADAVTVLVSDLMDYVVGTTLYVDGGMTLFPGFATGG
- a CDS encoding NAD(P)/FAD-dependent oxidoreductase gives rise to the protein MDDHVRHRRVVILGGGFAGLFAVRALRSAPVEVTVVDRCAHHLFQPLLYQCASGILSEGQIAQPLRAVLRRHPRVRCLMATAEDVDVTARVVHATRPDGGSLALPYDDLIVGVGVRQSYFGHDEFAPFAPGMKTLDDALAVRAKIYRAFEMAEASTDPAERAQWLTFALVGAGPTGVELAGQIREIAGRTLRREFAAVDPGLARVLLFDGSDAVLASFGPALSDRAARTLDDLGIEVHLRSVVTRVDDRGLTVRREDGGTERVEARTVLWTAGVEAPPLATALARATGAEQDRAGRIHVEPDLTIAGHPEIRVVGDLMVLDRLPGLAEVAMQSGAYAGRRIRHAVEGRTRTPRPFRYLDLGSAAYISRGRAVVKRGRFHASGLIGWLIWLFVHIVFLTGFRSRAGALLSWAVVFASGSRRERAFTTGAPHTTAVPFTPPSPPADPAVTPHEPPRPA
- a CDS encoding isocitrate lyase/PEP mutase family protein, translating into MSYGNTLREQIAEPGTTPLIGVYDMYSASVAAAHYDGMFVSGFGFAASYYGLPDIGFIAWPDMMAFVQRLRGAFPHHHLLVDIDDGYVDPEVACHVVEGLERIGASGVILEDQKRPRRCGHADGKQVLPLAEYLEKLDMVLATRKDLLVVARTDATEEADILRRAEALAATDADVVLVDGVRSVEWIRRIREVVGSKPLLFNQIAGGKSPRLSLTELGDLGIDVAIYSTPCLFAAHRAMDTALAELRLADGRLPAAEGAGEIGLGESTGLLAKNIARHQPVPAARESAGV